A genome region from Natronosalvus rutilus includes the following:
- a CDS encoding heme ABC transporter ATP-binding protein — translation MTDAPARPLVEIEDLEVAYGTLEILEAVSLEVDRGEFVGLVGPNGAGKTTLLRALSGAITPAGGDVRIDGEDVVTLASREASRLVGVVPQNTSLSFAFDVRAVVEMGRYPHRSRFSPPAEEDRQQVDRALERTRTARFADRPIDAVSGGERQRVLIARALAQDTPLLLLDEPTASLDVNHQVETLELARELSADGRAVVAAIHDLDLAARYCDRLVVLAGGTVQADGPPGEVLTADVLESAFDANATVTRHPVTGAASVTAFPRSESGDRGTVDDQEIESTTPTRLEGRRVHVVGTGETAADVIARFERAGAEVTSGPAPAGGVVDQRAVDRGLECVRTEPFAPVSAAARKRVGELVGRADATVLADFELAPGTQLLIEALEAAPSLVALETRPLDDRNFVGEAGTDRYRRVEAGALEATEGSVLEVTARAIAVRDADVRETAFDDPSSDDD, via the coding sequence GTGACCGACGCTCCTGCTCGACCGCTCGTGGAAATCGAGGATCTCGAGGTCGCCTACGGAACTCTTGAGATCCTCGAGGCCGTTTCGCTCGAGGTCGACCGCGGCGAGTTCGTCGGCCTCGTCGGTCCGAACGGCGCCGGGAAGACCACCCTCCTGCGGGCGCTCAGCGGCGCGATCACGCCCGCGGGCGGCGACGTCCGGATCGATGGCGAGGACGTCGTGACGCTCGCCTCCCGCGAGGCGAGTCGACTCGTGGGCGTCGTCCCCCAGAACACCTCGCTGTCGTTCGCCTTCGACGTCCGAGCCGTCGTCGAGATGGGGCGATACCCCCATCGTTCGCGGTTCTCTCCGCCCGCAGAGGAGGATCGGCAGCAGGTCGACCGGGCGCTCGAGCGGACGCGAACGGCCCGGTTCGCGGATCGGCCGATCGACGCGGTCAGCGGTGGCGAGCGTCAGCGAGTGCTCATCGCGCGGGCGCTCGCCCAGGACACGCCGCTGCTGTTGCTGGACGAGCCGACGGCGAGCCTGGATGTGAACCATCAGGTCGAGACGCTCGAGCTGGCCCGCGAGCTGTCCGCGGACGGGCGGGCCGTCGTCGCGGCGATTCACGACCTCGACCTGGCGGCGCGCTACTGCGACCGACTGGTCGTCCTCGCGGGCGGTACGGTCCAGGCCGACGGTCCACCGGGCGAGGTGCTGACGGCCGACGTGCTCGAGTCGGCCTTCGACGCGAACGCGACGGTCACCCGACACCCGGTGACCGGGGCGGCGAGCGTGACGGCGTTTCCGCGCTCGGAGTCGGGGGATCGCGGTACTGTGGACGACCAGGAGATCGAATCGACGACTCCGACGAGGCTCGAGGGGCGGCGCGTTCACGTCGTGGGCACAGGAGAAACCGCCGCCGACGTGATAGCACGGTTCGAGCGAGCGGGCGCCGAGGTGACGTCCGGTCCCGCACCGGCCGGTGGAGTCGTCGACCAGCGTGCGGTCGACCGCGGCCTCGAGTGCGTGCGAACCGAACCGTTCGCGCCGGTCTCGGCCGCAGCTCGGAAACGCGTGGGCGAACTCGTCGGCCGCGCCGACGCGACGGTGCTCGCCGACTTCGAACTCGCACCTGGAACGCAACTCCTGATCGAGGCGCTCGAGGCGGCGCCGTCGCTAGTCGCCCTCGAAACCCGGCCGCTCGACGACCGAAACTTCGTCGGCGAGGCGGGGACGGACCGATACCGACGGGTCGAGGCAGGCGCACTCGAGGCGACCGAGGGCTCGGTGCTCGAGGTGACGGCGAGAGCCATCGCCGTCCGTGATGCTGACGTTCGCGAAACCGCCTTCGACGACCCCTCGAGCGACGACGACTGA
- the gatE gene encoding Glu-tRNA(Gln) amidotransferase subunit GatE, giving the protein MTADYDYEALGLVAGLEIHQQLDTATKLFCACPTDLREPDESARRFTRYLHPTRSELGELDEAALEESRVEREFTYLAYDSTCLVEEDDEPPHRLDEEALETALEVAQLMDMMPVDQANVMRKIVVDGSNTSGFQRSTLVATGGAIETSAGDVGIEDMMLEEESAQRIEETDDGVTYSLDRLGIPLVEIGTAPDVRTPEQAQEAAERIGMLLRSTGKVKRGLGTIRQDVNVSIADGARVEIKGVQSLDDIADIVRTEVGRQAELVSIRDKLEACEAAVHEPRDVSGVFEGTDSGVVASALNDGGSVFGVRLEGFDGLVGREIAPDRRLGTEFSDHAKRHGAGGIFHTDELPAYGVTDDEVMALREAVGATDEDAVAIVAAATDVAESSIEAVADRARTALEGVPEETRGANQDGSTRYLRPLPGAARMYPETDVPPVEPDPSEVPEPELLTDKVERYQAEYDLDAGLAEQVAYGTHMPLFERVVGDGIDPTFAATTLESTLTELRRDDVPVENLTEGHLETVFTMAEDGDLAREGVPDLLAALADEPDQDPRTVAEEAGLGSAAEDDVREAVLEVVERNADQVEREGMQAFSGLMGECMGALRGKADGDLVSQVLREEIQERA; this is encoded by the coding sequence ATGACCGCGGATTACGACTACGAGGCGCTCGGTCTCGTCGCCGGACTCGAGATTCACCAGCAACTCGACACGGCGACGAAACTGTTCTGTGCGTGTCCGACTGATCTTCGCGAACCCGACGAGTCGGCCCGTCGGTTCACCCGCTACCTCCACCCGACGCGGAGCGAACTGGGCGAACTCGACGAGGCCGCCCTCGAGGAGAGCCGGGTCGAACGGGAGTTCACCTATCTGGCTTACGACAGCACCTGCCTCGTCGAAGAGGACGACGAACCACCCCACCGACTCGACGAGGAGGCTCTCGAGACGGCCCTCGAGGTCGCCCAGTTGATGGACATGATGCCGGTCGACCAGGCGAACGTGATGCGCAAGATCGTCGTCGACGGCTCGAACACCTCGGGCTTCCAGCGCTCGACGCTGGTCGCCACCGGCGGGGCCATCGAGACGAGCGCGGGCGACGTCGGCATCGAGGACATGATGCTCGAGGAAGAGAGCGCCCAGCGCATCGAGGAGACCGACGACGGCGTGACCTACAGCCTCGACCGCCTCGGCATCCCGCTGGTCGAAATCGGCACCGCGCCCGACGTTCGAACGCCCGAACAGGCCCAAGAAGCCGCCGAGCGCATCGGCATGCTGTTGCGATCGACCGGAAAGGTCAAGCGCGGCCTGGGAACCATCCGCCAGGACGTCAACGTCTCCATCGCCGACGGCGCTCGCGTCGAGATCAAGGGCGTCCAGAGCCTCGACGACATCGCCGACATCGTCCGTACCGAGGTCGGTCGCCAGGCCGAACTGGTTTCGATCCGCGACAAACTCGAGGCCTGCGAGGCGGCCGTCCACGAACCCCGGGACGTCTCCGGCGTCTTCGAGGGTACTGACAGCGGGGTCGTCGCGAGCGCGCTGAACGACGGCGGGTCGGTCTTCGGCGTCCGCCTCGAGGGCTTCGACGGCCTCGTCGGTCGCGAGATCGCGCCCGACCGCCGCCTCGGCACCGAGTTCTCCGACCACGCGAAGCGCCACGGTGCGGGCGGCATCTTCCACACCGACGAACTGCCGGCCTACGGCGTCACCGACGACGAGGTGATGGCGCTTCGCGAGGCAGTGGGAGCGACCGACGAGGACGCCGTCGCCATCGTCGCCGCCGCGACCGACGTCGCCGAATCCTCGATCGAGGCCGTTGCCGACCGCGCGCGGACGGCCCTCGAGGGCGTTCCGGAGGAGACCCGCGGTGCGAACCAGGACGGGTCGACACGTTACCTCCGCCCGCTCCCGGGTGCGGCCAGGATGTACCCCGAGACGGACGTGCCCCCGGTCGAACCCGATCCGAGCGAGGTTCCCGAACCGGAACTCCTGACCGACAAGGTCGAGCGCTACCAGGCCGAGTACGACCTCGATGCCGGCCTGGCCGAACAGGTCGCCTACGGCACCCACATGCCGCTGTTCGAGCGCGTCGTCGGAGACGGGATCGATCCCACCTTCGCCGCGACGACGCTCGAGTCGACGCTCACGGAACTACGCCGAGACGACGTGCCGGTCGAGAACCTCACCGAGGGCCACCTCGAGACCGTCTTCACGATGGCCGAGGACGGCGACCTGGCGCGAGAGGGCGTGCCTGATCTCCTTGCGGCGCTCGCGGACGAGCCCGACCAGGACCCGCGAACGGTCGCCGAGGAGGCCGGACTCGGATCCGCCGCCGAGGACGACGTGCGCGAGGCCGTCCTCGAGGTCGTCGAGCGAAACGCTGATCAGGTCGAGCGCGAGGGAATGCAGGCGTTCTCGGGGCTTATGGGCGAATGTATGGGCGCCTTGCGTGGAAAGGCCGACGGCGACCTCGTGAGCCAGGTGTTGCGCGAGGAGATTCAGGAGCGGGCCTGA
- a CDS encoding RNA methyltransferase translates to MTDDPRASSPETGDEHPRNPPAVAVVDAQTPGNVGTIARAMKNFGFSELLLVDPPELDPDGEAYGFAGHAREDVLPNAREVSFDHLVENYHTVGTTAITNEDDQHHVRFPFTTPAELADRLERVEADTVVVFGREGVGLTNEELARLDEVCSIPASAEYPVLNLGQAATITLYELRTIALDPGDVQLPDVERVRADEPSLERLYDQWAALLEEINHPEEKRAKTMRMLRRLHGRADPTVQEVTTLLGVLRRATERPDREEN, encoded by the coding sequence ATGACCGACGACCCGCGAGCGTCTTCGCCGGAAACCGGTGACGAACATCCTCGAAATCCGCCCGCTGTCGCCGTCGTCGACGCCCAGACGCCCGGCAACGTCGGCACCATCGCTCGAGCGATGAAGAACTTCGGCTTCTCGGAGCTGCTGCTCGTCGACCCGCCCGAACTCGACCCCGACGGGGAGGCCTACGGCTTCGCCGGTCACGCACGCGAGGACGTCCTTCCGAACGCGCGGGAGGTCTCGTTCGACCACCTGGTCGAGAACTACCACACCGTCGGCACCACGGCGATCACGAACGAGGACGACCAGCACCACGTGCGCTTTCCGTTCACGACGCCCGCCGAGCTCGCCGACCGCCTCGAGCGCGTCGAAGCCGACACCGTCGTCGTCTTCGGTCGGGAGGGCGTCGGCCTGACGAACGAGGAACTCGCCCGCCTGGACGAGGTCTGCTCGATCCCAGCCAGCGCCGAGTACCCGGTACTCAACCTCGGCCAGGCCGCGACCATCACGCTCTACGAACTCCGGACGATCGCGCTCGATCCCGGAGATGTCCAGCTTCCCGACGTCGAGCGCGTCCGGGCCGACGAGCCGTCGCTCGAGCGGCTGTACGACCAGTGGGCGGCCCTCCTCGAGGAGATCAACCACCCCGAGGAGAAGCGAGCGAAGACAATGCGGATGCTTCGTCGACTGCACGGTCGAGCAGATCCCACGGTCCAGGAGGTCACCACCTTGCTCGGCGTGTTGCGCCGAGCGACCGAGCGCCCGGACCGTGAGGAGAACTGA
- a CDS encoding DoxX family protein, whose amino-acid sequence MSTNTFNRLESRYGGITLEGHPHALSAWFVVALRFVIGGMILFAGLGKVSEWPFDASGYLVHGVDAASPVSGLYATMAANAALMDVINVVIPATQLLIGIALIAGAFVRLAALGGALQMTAFYLGGWEGDVLALFDSTLIYAVVFLAVAAFGAGRILGLDRYIEQMEIRGEALVERYPVMRYLLG is encoded by the coding sequence ATGTCAACTAACACGTTCAACCGGCTCGAAAGCCGTTACGGCGGTATCACCCTTGAAGGTCACCCCCACGCCCTGTCGGCGTGGTTCGTCGTCGCCCTTCGGTTCGTCATTGGCGGCATGATCCTGTTCGCCGGTCTCGGAAAGGTCAGCGAGTGGCCCTTCGACGCGAGCGGCTACCTCGTCCACGGCGTCGACGCGGCCAGCCCGGTCAGCGGGCTCTACGCCACGATGGCGGCCAACGCCGCGCTGATGGACGTCATCAACGTCGTCATCCCGGCGACCCAGCTCCTGATCGGGATCGCCCTCATCGCGGGGGCGTTCGTCCGACTGGCGGCCCTCGGCGGCGCGCTCCAGATGACCGCCTTCTACCTCGGCGGCTGGGAAGGCGACGTGCTCGCGCTGTTCGACTCGACGCTGATCTACGCGGTCGTCTTCCTGGCGGTCGCCGCCTTCGGCGCCGGTCGAATCCTCGGGCTCGACCGCTACATCGAGCAGATGGAGATTCGCGGCGAAGCGCTCGTCGAGCGGTACCCGGTGATGCGGTACCTGCTGGGCTGA
- the folP gene encoding dihydropteroate synthase codes for MDSVDAAGLGIGDEYPPRIMGVLNVSEESPYDPSVFDDPEEAARYVDEELVGEGADIVDVGLESANKRFDVLSAAEELKRLHVALETIDRVSGDAVFSIETRYAAVADEALASGFDMVNDICGFADPEMPAVCRDHDAAVVKMASPPDLERPGAVEETDWSVRKSPEWAASADYVDQVYEALKQNGLTEKTIVDPAFGGWSEEKTLAHDRETFRRLREFRALGRPMLVSINRKNFLGDLVGRDTEGRLPASLAATALAVDHGAHVVRTHDVAETVDAAHIGKAFTDREQVLEDGVRVARLEVESTRDLRAHLREGGVDPSLAGELYQQVLEIDGLTPSKRERVGELAHDTGATPVELSDGRMLLCASDDQLSGIFERLEGSDDETEDAWNAVRRVLE; via the coding sequence ATGGACAGCGTCGACGCCGCGGGACTGGGCATCGGAGACGAGTACCCGCCCCGGATCATGGGCGTGCTCAACGTCAGCGAGGAGTCGCCGTACGATCCGAGCGTGTTCGACGACCCCGAAGAGGCGGCCCGGTACGTGGACGAGGAACTCGTCGGCGAGGGAGCGGACATCGTCGACGTCGGCCTCGAGTCGGCCAACAAGCGCTTCGATGTGCTTAGCGCAGCGGAGGAACTCAAGCGCCTCCACGTCGCCCTCGAGACGATCGATCGCGTCTCCGGAGACGCCGTGTTCTCGATCGAGACGCGCTACGCGGCGGTCGCCGACGAGGCCCTCGCAAGCGGCTTCGATATGGTAAACGACATCTGCGGGTTCGCCGACCCAGAGATGCCCGCGGTCTGTCGGGACCACGACGCCGCCGTCGTGAAGATGGCGAGTCCGCCGGACCTCGAGCGACCAGGTGCCGTCGAGGAGACCGACTGGAGCGTCCGGAAGTCACCCGAGTGGGCCGCGTCGGCCGACTACGTCGACCAGGTCTACGAGGCGCTGAAGCAGAACGGGCTGACCGAGAAGACCATCGTCGACCCCGCTTTCGGCGGCTGGAGCGAGGAGAAGACGCTCGCACACGACCGGGAGACCTTCCGCCGGTTGCGTGAGTTTCGCGCCCTCGGCCGACCAATGTTGGTCTCGATCAACCGGAAGAATTTCCTCGGCGACCTCGTCGGCCGCGATACGGAGGGTCGACTCCCCGCGAGCCTCGCGGCGACCGCGCTGGCCGTCGACCATGGGGCCCACGTCGTCCGAACCCACGACGTGGCGGAGACTGTCGACGCCGCGCATATCGGGAAGGCGTTCACCGACCGCGAGCAGGTACTGGAAGACGGTGTTCGAGTAGCCCGGCTCGAGGTCGAGTCGACGCGCGACCTCCGGGCGCACCTTCGCGAGGGCGGAGTCGATCCGTCGCTGGCCGGCGAACTGTACCAACAGGTTCTCGAAATCGACGGCCTCACGCCATCGAAACGCGAACGAGTCGGCGAATTAGCACACGATACGGGCGCAACCCCGGTCGAATTGTCTGACGGACGCATGCTGTTGTGCGCGTCGGACGATCAACTATCCGGGATTTTCGAGCGCCTCGAGGGCTCAGACGACGAAACCGAAGACGCCTGGAACGCCGTCAGACGGGTGCTCGAGTAA
- a CDS encoding 6-hydroxymethylpterin diphosphokinase MptE-like protein → MDYHEWEPAYDAILADFGFDRTADERARDALADLTSSFDLERLAFVRGARVVLAGAGPSLETDAALETARAAEVVIAASTAVDVLEAAGVEVDCMVTDLDKNPETVEHLTRRGTPVAVHAHGDNVPALQTVVPECDQKFVLPTTQAEPARPVRNFGGFTDGDRAAFLADHLGASRLRFVGWDFDDPAVDPTKSKKLSWAERLLYWLEHRRGENFSVLDGRRDAIDVRALPIE, encoded by the coding sequence ATGGACTATCACGAGTGGGAACCGGCGTACGACGCGATTCTCGCCGACTTCGGATTCGACCGGACGGCCGACGAACGCGCTCGAGACGCCCTCGCCGACCTCACCTCGTCCTTCGACCTCGAGCGACTCGCGTTCGTGCGCGGCGCCCGGGTCGTCCTCGCTGGAGCGGGACCGTCGCTCGAGACCGACGCGGCCCTCGAGACGGCTCGAGCGGCCGAGGTCGTGATCGCGGCCTCGACGGCAGTGGACGTACTCGAGGCCGCTGGAGTCGAGGTCGATTGCATGGTGACGGACCTGGATAAGAACCCGGAGACTGTCGAACACCTCACCCGCCGCGGAACCCCGGTAGCCGTCCACGCGCACGGCGACAACGTTCCCGCCCTTCAAACCGTGGTCCCCGAGTGCGACCAGAAGTTCGTCCTGCCGACAACGCAGGCCGAACCGGCTAGACCCGTCCGCAACTTCGGCGGCTTCACCGACGGCGACCGGGCGGCGTTTCTCGCGGACCACCTTGGAGCCAGTCGGCTGAGATTCGTCGGCTGGGATTTCGACGACCCCGCCGTCGACCCGACGAAATCGAAAAAGCTTTCGTGGGCCGAACGGCTGCTCTACTGGCTCGAGCACCGTCGCGGCGAGAACTTTTCGGTCCTCGACGGCCGCCGCGACGCGATTGACGTGCGAGCACTTCCAATCGAGTGA
- a CDS encoding substrate-binding domain-containing protein, with amino-acid sequence MPIQRRRFLAVAGSAAAAGVAGCFASGDSGNDGAEIAGETLTLATTTSTDDTGLLAALNEPFEERFGVTVHTVAKGTGAALETARNGDADVVMVHARSLEDEFLEDGYGVNRRDLMFNDFVIVGESDDPAGIGGESEVEGALSTIAETESTFVSRGDNSGTHTKEQQLWADAGIDPAESGEWYVETGSGMGEALTRTNEMGGYTLADRGTYLSMKSEIDLKIHVQGPVGGGPESLMNPYGIVAVNPAVHENVAYDLAMAYIGFLTSLEGQEVIEGYTVSDEQLFFPEALAEEPNFEQYVPTAWRSSSDDSPSGSSNESTDQE; translated from the coding sequence ATGCCGATACAACGCCGTCGGTTCCTGGCCGTCGCCGGATCCGCCGCGGCCGCCGGCGTCGCTGGCTGTTTCGCGAGCGGCGATTCGGGAAATGACGGGGCCGAGATTGCCGGCGAAACCCTCACACTGGCGACGACGACCAGTACCGACGACACGGGGCTCCTGGCTGCGCTGAACGAACCGTTCGAGGAGCGCTTCGGCGTGACCGTCCACACCGTCGCCAAGGGAACCGGGGCGGCCCTCGAGACGGCGCGAAACGGCGACGCCGACGTGGTCATGGTTCACGCCCGCTCGCTCGAGGACGAGTTCCTCGAGGACGGGTACGGGGTGAACCGCCGGGACCTCATGTTCAACGACTTCGTAATCGTCGGCGAGAGCGACGATCCGGCGGGAATCGGCGGCGAGAGCGAGGTCGAGGGCGCGCTCTCGACCATCGCCGAGACCGAATCCACGTTCGTCTCTCGAGGCGACAACTCGGGCACCCACACGAAGGAACAGCAACTGTGGGCGGACGCGGGCATCGACCCCGCCGAGAGCGGCGAGTGGTACGTCGAGACGGGGTCGGGGATGGGCGAGGCACTCACCCGAACGAACGAGATGGGCGGGTACACCCTGGCCGACAGGGGGACCTACCTCTCGATGAAGTCCGAGATCGACCTCAAGATCCACGTCCAGGGCCCGGTCGGAGGCGGCCCGGAGTCCCTGATGAACCCCTACGGGATCGTCGCAGTGAACCCGGCCGTTCACGAGAACGTGGCCTACGACCTCGCGATGGCCTACATCGGCTTCCTGACGAGTCTCGAGGGCCAGGAGGTCATCGAGGGGTACACCGTCTCGGACGAACAGCTGTTCTTCCCCGAGGCGCTCGCCGAGGAACCGAACTTCGAACAGTACGTACCGACGGCCTGGCGGTCGTCGTCCGACGACTCACCCAGCGGCTCGTCTAACGAGTCGACCGACCAGGAGTGA
- a CDS encoding ABC transporter permease, with the protein MSELPLEVLSIPAVAFPFEWPYVRSIIEVSLYVSTAAVLVSTLLSLPIALALGFTSFRGKGLLTSIITTGMGFPSVVVGLVVLFGVSNQGPLGSLELAFTPEAMILSQIVLAMPVITGVSLAAVSSVDDGVRDAAFAMGGTRLDVAIVTIREARYGIATAVLAGFGRAISEVGGVLIVGGNIVVSGESYTRTLTTAIQLEARQGRYETAMILGGVLVALVLLVNALVLRLGDGGGGRYR; encoded by the coding sequence ATGAGCGAACTGCCACTCGAGGTCCTGTCGATTCCGGCCGTCGCTTTCCCCTTCGAGTGGCCCTACGTCAGGAGCATTATCGAGGTCTCCCTGTACGTCAGCACCGCCGCCGTCTTAGTGAGCACGCTGCTCAGCCTGCCCATCGCGCTCGCGCTGGGATTTACTTCGTTTCGCGGGAAGGGACTGCTCACCTCGATTATCACCACCGGGATGGGATTTCCGAGCGTCGTCGTCGGCCTCGTCGTGCTCTTCGGGGTCTCGAACCAGGGGCCGCTCGGCTCGCTCGAGCTCGCCTTCACGCCGGAGGCGATGATCCTCTCTCAGATCGTCCTCGCGATGCCGGTCATCACCGGCGTCAGCCTCGCGGCCGTCTCGAGCGTCGACGACGGCGTTCGCGACGCGGCGTTCGCCATGGGCGGCACCCGGCTCGACGTGGCCATCGTGACGATCAGGGAGGCCCGCTACGGCATTGCGACGGCCGTCCTTGCCGGCTTCGGTCGGGCGATCAGCGAGGTCGGCGGGGTGCTCATCGTCGGCGGGAACATCGTCGTTTCCGGGGAGTCGTACACGCGGACGCTCACGACGGCGATCCAGCTCGAGGCCCGACAGGGACGCTACGAGACGGCGATGATCCTCGGGGGCGTGCTGGTCGCGCTCGTCTTGCTCGTGAACGCGCTGGTCCTTCGGCTGGGCGACGGCGGGGGTGGGCGGTACCGATGA
- a CDS encoding amino acid ABC transporter ATP-binding protein, with protein MRVTDGAGSTEETDETGETDGSNATNEASETNATNAPRATIEARDVTHGYGRERVLEDVTLSVAPGEVVALIGPSGVGKTTLLRLLALFERPDDGTVRHGGEDVWANGNGERLDHRRRVGMVFQEPNLFGASVRQNVAYGLRVRQGWPERVRHSFASILGSASTSPAVAQALEAVGLESYADRDVDSLSGGEAQRVAFARALAYDPDVLVLDEPTSELDPRNTAILEDAVRTARANGIGVALATHDMHQARRVADRVGLLLDDGIVEIDETDTIFEDPSDDRTRQFIRGDLVY; from the coding sequence ATGAGGGTGACAGACGGGGCGGGCTCGACGGAGGAGACAGACGAGACGGGCGAGACGGACGGATCGAACGCGACGAACGAGGCGAGCGAAACGAACGCAACGAACGCGCCGAGGGCAACCATCGAGGCCCGCGACGTCACCCACGGCTACGGCCGCGAGCGCGTCCTCGAGGACGTTACCCTCTCGGTCGCCCCCGGTGAGGTCGTCGCACTCATCGGCCCCTCGGGCGTCGGGAAGACGACGCTGTTGCGACTCCTCGCCCTTTTCGAGCGGCCCGACGACGGGACGGTTCGTCACGGCGGCGAGGACGTCTGGGCGAACGGTAACGGCGAACGTCTCGACCACCGTCGTCGCGTCGGCATGGTGTTCCAGGAACCGAACCTCTTCGGCGCGAGCGTCCGGCAGAACGTCGCCTACGGGTTGCGCGTTCGGCAGGGGTGGCCCGAACGGGTTCGGCACAGTTTCGCCTCGATTCTGGGGAGTGCGTCGACGTCTCCGGCCGTCGCACAGGCCCTCGAGGCCGTCGGCCTCGAGTCGTACGCCGATCGCGACGTCGATTCGCTCTCGGGTGGTGAGGCCCAGCGCGTGGCGTTCGCTCGAGCGCTCGCGTACGATCCGGACGTCCTCGTCCTCGACGAACCCACGTCGGAACTCGACCCGCGGAACACGGCGATCCTCGAGGACGCCGTCCGGACGGCCCGCGCGAACGGCATCGGGGTCGCGCTGGCGACCCACGACATGCACCAGGCCCGGCGCGTGGCCGACCGCGTCGGCCTCCTTCTGGACGACGGCATCGTCGAAATCGACGAGACGGACACCATCTTCGAGGACCCCAGCGACGACCGAACGCGACAGTTTATCCGGGGGGACCTGGTCTACTGA
- a CDS encoding TOBE domain-containing protein gives MTIERGYRTELTVGEVTVGRRDVEMLEAIDAHGSMHAAADALGRSYARLQRRIVELEDELGPLTERHRGGADGGGTTITETAQDLRRRFERHQTALEGVASVTESVLSGTVVDREGELATVETDIGLVVAVAPQEAEMVQVSVRSDAVVLSDPGERSQPGQTSFRNRFEGTVERVEQGTSVAQVRVGVDGTQGRMGADGAALKGPRTDEAALEALVTRASVDSLGLEPGRPIVASFKATAARAIPLEGVDGSPADSH, from the coding sequence ATGACGATCGAGCGCGGGTATCGAACGGAACTCACCGTCGGCGAGGTGACGGTCGGCCGCCGCGACGTCGAGATGCTCGAGGCGATCGACGCCCACGGCTCGATGCACGCGGCCGCCGACGCCTTGGGGCGATCCTACGCCCGACTCCAGCGCCGGATCGTCGAACTCGAGGACGAACTGGGTCCACTCACCGAGCGCCACCGGGGTGGCGCCGACGGCGGCGGGACCACCATCACCGAGACCGCGCAGGACCTCCGCCGGCGCTTCGAACGCCACCAGACGGCGCTCGAGGGCGTCGCGAGCGTCACGGAGTCGGTGTTGTCAGGAACGGTCGTCGACCGCGAGGGCGAACTCGCGACGGTCGAGACCGACATCGGGCTGGTCGTCGCCGTCGCTCCCCAGGAGGCGGAGATGGTCCAAGTGAGCGTCCGATCGGACGCGGTCGTCCTGTCCGATCCCGGGGAACGGTCGCAACCGGGTCAGACGAGTTTTCGCAACCGGTTCGAGGGCACCGTCGAGCGCGTGGAACAAGGAACCTCGGTGGCCCAGGTTCGCGTCGGCGTGGACGGAACGCAGGGGCGAATGGGGGCCGACGGAGCCGCACTAAAGGGGCCACGGACCGACGAAGCCGCACTCGAGGCGCTCGTCACCCGCGCGAGCGTCGACTCCCTCGGTCTCGAACCCGGTCGTCCCATCGTCGCGTCGTTCAAGGCGACCGCGGCGCGGGCGATTCCGCTCGAGGGCGTGGACGGCTCACCCGCTGATTCGCACTGA